Proteins found in one Zea mays cultivar B73 chromosome 1, Zm-B73-REFERENCE-NAM-5.0, whole genome shotgun sequence genomic segment:
- the LOC100273010 gene encoding putative cytochrome P450 superfamily protein, translating to MDLTSTTTAFLSGLILILVSLVAHKARTSRSMKRRPPGPRALPFIGCIHHVLTSQPQAALRDLAQKHGPVMYLKLGQVDTVVISSPTAAQEALREKDRSLASRPSLLGSEIICYGNRDIAFAPYGDYWRSLRKMCTVELLNASKVRRFAAIRDSETMSLVREIRRACAAASGEPVDLGGLLLSCTNSVTGRAAFGNRCSRELTADFLSAISVVISNISGLCVSDLFPSLRFVDALTGTKRRLRRAHQRLEDVFARIISDGEARRAERKGTGAGAGGDDDDDDLLSVMLRIRDEGEFEIPINNTNIKAIILDLFTGGTETTSSVAEWLMAELMRNPDAMHKAQDEVRQAFEHSSPDEHEAQMDKLRYTKTVIKETLRLYPPLPLLLPRQCRETCDIGGFQVAKGSRVIVNAWAIARSPAHWDDADRFMPERFERDDSAAGYSRATTDGTTQFEYLPFGHGRRICPGMGFGLSTLEILVARLLYYFDWSLPEGMQVVDLDMDMTVGASARRTNKLHLVASPYQVPT from the exons ATGGATCTAACAAGCACAACCACTGCCTTCTTATCCGGTCTGATACTGATCCTTGTGTCACTTGTTGCTCACAAAGCCAGAACAAGCAGATCCATGAAGAGGAGGCCTCCTGGTCCACGGGCGCTCCCCTTCATCGGATGCATCCACCACGTGCTCACCTCGCAGCCGCAGGCCGCCCTACGTGACCTGGCTCAGAAGCATGGCCCGGTGATGTACCTGAAGCTGGGGCAGGTGGACACCGTCGTCATCTCCTCGCCGACGGCGGCGCAGGAGGCGCTCCGGGAGAAGGACAGAAGCCTGGCGTCGCGGCCGAGCTTGCTCGGCTCGGAGATCATCTGCTACGGCAACCGCGACATCGCCTTCGCGCCCTACGGCGACTACTGGCGCTCGCTGCGCAAGATGTGCACGGTCGAGCTCCTCAACGCTTCCAAGGTGAGGCGGTTCGCGGCCATCAGGGACAGCGAGACCATGTCCCTGGTCAGGGAGATACGCCGCGCCTGCGCCGCCGCCAGCGGAGAGCCCGTGGACCTCGGCGGCCTGCTCCTGTCGTGCACCAACTCCGTAACCGGAAGGGCAGCGTTCGGCAACCGCTGCAGCAGGGAGCTCACGGCGGATTTCCTGTCCGCCATCTCCGTGGTGATAAGCAACATCTCGGGGCTCTGCGTCTCGGACCTCTTCCCGTCGCTGCGGTTCGTGGACGCCCTCACCGGCACCAAACGCCGCCTGCGGAGGGCGCACCAGCGGCTCGAAGACGTGTTTGCCAGGATCATCTCTGACGGGGAGGCACGGCGGGCGGAAAGGAAGGGGACTGGTGCTGGTGCAggaggagacgacgacgacgacgaccttCTAAGCGTCATGCTGAGGATTCGCGACGAGGGTGAGTTTGAGATCCCGATCAACAACACAAACATCAAGGCAATCATCCTG GATTTATTCACAGGAGGGACGGAGACGACTTCGTCGGTGGCCGAGTGGCTCATGGCGGAGCTGATGAGGAACCCCGACGCAATGCACAAGGCGCAAGACGAGGTGCGGCAAGCATTCGAGCACAGCAGCCCCGACGAGCACGAAGCCCAGATGGACAAGCTGCGCTACACCAAGACGGTGATCAAGGAGACCCTGAGGCTGTACCCGCCCCTCCCGCTGCTCCTCCCTCGCCAGTGCCGAGAGACCTGCGACATCGGCGGGTTCCAGGTGGCCAAGGGCAGCAGGGTGATCGTGAACGCATGGGCGATCGCGAGGAGCCCGGCGCACTGGGACGACGCCGACAGGTTCATGCCTGAAAGATTTGAGCGCGACGATAGCGCGGCAGGTTATTCCAGGGCTACTACTGATGGCACTACACAGTTTGAGTACCTGCCGTTTGGGCACGGGAGGAGGATTTGCCCGGGCATGGGCTTCGGCTTGTCCACCTTGGAGATCCTAGTTGCGCGGCTCCTCTACTACTTTGACTGGAGCCTTCCGGAAGGAATGCAGGTGGTGGACCTGGACATGGACATGACTGTCGGTGCGTCGGCCAGGAGGACCAACAAACTGCACCTAGTGGCCTCGCCGTATCAAGTGCCCACGTAG